The Candidatus Nitrosocaldus cavascurensis genome segment CTACGCTAGGTACTCTCCTCATCCTTCATTATCTCCTCCAATGCAAGTATCTGCCTAGGTTCATGCACAACAAGCCCTTGTGCTAACCTCCTTAGCATTGGGAGTATCCTTACAAACTCATCCTTGCTTATCACTGTGTTAACTGCATACCAACCTTCCTCACTCAATGGGCTTACTGTAGGTCTCTTCAGTGCTGGAAGACTCTTGAGCAGTTCTTGAAGGTTCTCAGCCTTGACATTTGCAAATATATGCAACTTCTTCCTGCTATCAACCACACCCTTGAGGAGTGTTAGCACATCGTATATCTTCACCCTCTTCTTTGGATCCTTTAACGATTCTTTGTTTGCTATAAGCACTGCAGTTGACTCCATTATACTCTCTACTGGCTTGAGGTTATTCTGCTCCAACGTTGTACCTGTCTCTGTTATATCTATTATTGCATCTGTATCCTCTGGAGGCTTTGCCTCAGTTGCACCAAATGATAGTATGATCTGAACCTTGCTATTGCTACCATTACTCCACCATGGTGTTATGACCATTGGTTCCTTATCACCATATAGCCTCTTATACTCCTCATTGCCCATAATGTACTTGCTTGAGATGTTGAGGTACTCTGTGGATATCCTTAAGGTTCTACCTTTATCTGCATAATCCTTAAGCATCTCTGCAAGTGTATTGTAGTTACTGCTCTTAGGTATAGCATAGACCAGCCTAACCCAACCATACTCAAGATCAAGCATAACCTTGACATCTGCACTGGTCTCAGTCACCCAGTCCTTGCCAGTTATACCTATATCGTAGAGCCCATTGCTTACAAATGTTGGTATCTCTTGAGGTCTGAGTATCTTCATCTGTATCTCTGGATCGTTAACTCTAACCCTGTAACTTCTCCCTTTACCATGCAGGGAGAACCATGCCTGCTCTATGAACCTATAAGTAGCCTCTTCTATACTGCCTTTGGGTATTGCAAACTTTATCATATGCTAGAGCAGATAGCAACCCTATATATAGGTAGGAGTGTAGAATCATTGGTATAACTACCTTGCGTAGAGTTATTGGTATAACTACCTTACCTATCAACTATCTTTAAACTAGTAAGCTCCCCCTTTGCTGTTACAAGCCATATGTTCCTTTTATTACCCTCATTAAGAGCATCTTGAGTAATCTGCATAGCATATATCACCTTTATCAACTTCTTCCTTATATATTGAGGGTATCTTGAGCATAATAGTTCTATATCCTTATCAACACTCTCAACCAGACTTGAACTTGCCCTAGTCTTAACCTCTCCTACTATACAGTACTCTGTATCTACACCATATATGTCTATTTCAATATCTGGTAGTTCTAATCTAGATATGCTTAATGTTAGCCCCTTCTCCCTTAGCATATACTGGATAACGTCTCTAGCCTCCTCTTCAAGTGTTAAAGATGTCTTTTCCATGTATGATTCTATGGATCTTAATCGCTTATCTATCCTCTTGAACTCCTCATCGTGCCTTCTGAAGCCTTCCTGCATATCCCTTCTAAGATTCTCTATACTCTCCCATACCCTCTTGAACTCCTCATCATGCCTTCTGAAGCCTTCAATCATATCCTGCCTTAACTTCTCTATACTCTCCCAATGCCTCTTCAACTCCTCATCGTGCCTTCTGAAGCCTTCCTGCATATCTTGCCTTAGTCTATTAGTCTCCTCTCTAAGCTTATTAGTCTCCTCTCTAAGATTCCTTAACTCTTCCTCTACCCTTGCTATCCTATCCAGTATCTCCTTGTAGCCTATTGCCCCTGCTACTGCATGCCTAAACTCCTTATCCTGTTCAAGCATGTCTAATATCTTCTTCTTCAACTCCTCATTGCTTAGCATAAGAATAGAAGGTAAGGAGCAATATATAAGGTAATATAATAATAAAGGTAATGAGCAGTTAGGCTTTGATTATAGCCATGAGTATATTCTCTACAGCATTATGCTGAGGTTAGTTAACATCAAAGGTTATTCTATTGCTCTTCTAGATATTATATTGTATGTTGGGTATGCTT includes the following:
- the hisG gene encoding ATP phosphoribosyltransferase; this encodes MIKFAIPKGSIEEATYRFIEQAWFSLHGKGRSYRVRVNDPEIQMKILRPQEIPTFVSNGLYDIGITGKDWVTETSADVKVMLDLEYGWVRLVYAIPKSSNYNTLAEMLKDYADKGRTLRISTEYLNISSKYIMGNEEYKRLYGDKEPMVITPWWSNGSNSKVQIILSFGATEAKPPEDTDAIIDITETGTTLEQNNLKPVESIMESTAVLIANKESLKDPKKRVKIYDVLTLLKGVVDSRKKLHIFANVKAENLQELLKSLPALKRPTVSPLSEEGWYAVNTVISKDEFVRILPMLRRLAQGLVVHEPRQILALEEIMKDEEST